From the genome of Apodemus sylvaticus chromosome 3, mApoSyl1.1, whole genome shotgun sequence, one region includes:
- the LOC127680078 gene encoding olfactory receptor 2A12-like yields the protein MIPGQNQSWVSEFILLGFSSDPTTNSILFIVFLLIYLSSVLGNGLIIMLVCLDTQLHTPMYFFLCVLSLLDMGYVTTTMPQMLVHLLAHSQTISFAGCWMQMCVFGSLSITESIFFVVMAYDRYVAICYPLRYTVILNWGLCIWLASGTWICGFFSSLMHTFLTMSLPYCGPNRVNHYFCEGPSVRSLACMDTHLIEMVDLVLCVFLVVVPISLIVASYIHIAKAILKIKSTQGRCKAFSTCASHLTVVTFFYAPAIYIYMRPNSSYSPEQDKQVSLFYNAFTALLNPVVYSLRNKDIKRAFLKVMGHGRVDW from the coding sequence ATGATCCCAGGGCAGAACCAAAGTTGGGTGTCTGAGTTCATCCTGCTTGGCTTCTCCAGTGACCCCACGACCAACAGCATCCTCTTCATTGTCTTCCTTCTCATCTACCTGAGCTCAGTCCTGGGCAACGGGCTCATCATCATGCTGGTCTGCCTGGACACACAGCTGcacactcccatgtacttcttcctctgtgtcctctccCTGTTGGATATGGGCTATGTCACCACCACCATGCCCCAGATGTTGGTGCATCTTCTTGCTCACTCTCAGACCATCTCCTTCGCTGGCTGCTGGatgcagatgtgtgtgtttggttcTCTGAGCATTACTGAGAGTATTTTCTTTGTTGTCATGGCTTATGACAGGTATGTGGCCATTTGCTATCCACTGCGTTATACTGTCATCCTCAACTGGGGCCTGTGCATATGGTTGGCATCAGGGACTTGGATCTgtggtttcttttcctctttaatgCATACTTTCCTCACCATGAGTCTGCCATATTGTGGGCCCAACAGGGTCAACCACTACTTTTGTGAAGGTCCTTCAGTGCGTAGTCTGGCTTGCATGGATACCCACCTCATTGAGATGGTGGACTTGgtattgtgtgtgtttttggttgttgttccaATCTCCCTCATTGTGGCCTCCTACATTCATATCGCCAAGGCAATTCTCAAGATCAAGTCCACCCAGGGCCGCTGCAAGGCTTTCTCTACCTGTGCCTCCCACCTGACTGTGGTCACATTCTTCTATGCTCCAGCCATTTACATCTACATGAGGCCCAACTCCAGCTACTCCCCTGAGCAAGACAAGCAGGTCTCACTCTTTTACAATGCTTTCACAGCCTTGCTCAATCCTGTGGTCTACAGTCTAAGAAACAAGGACATCAAGAGGGCATTTCTCAAGGTGATGGGACATGGTAGGGTGGACTGGTGA
- the LOC127680361 gene encoding olfactory receptor 2D2-like, whose protein sequence is MIPRQNQSWVSEFILLGFSSDPMTNSILFIVFLLIYLSSVLGNGLIIMLVCLDTQLHTPMYFFLCVLSLLDMGYVTTTMPQMLVHLLAYSQTISFAGCWLQMYVFGALGIIECTFFVVMAYDRYVAICYPLRYTVILTWDLCIRLAAGSWICGFFSSLLHTFFTMSLPYCGPNRVNHYFCEGPSVHSLACMDTHLTEMLDLMLDLVLNVFVIITPIFLIVASYICITKAILKIKSTQGRCKAFSTCASHLTVVTFFYIPATYVYMRPNSSSSPERDKQVSLFYNAVTALLNPVVYSLRNKDIKRAFLKAMGLGRVDL, encoded by the exons ATGATTCCAAGGCAGAACCAAAGTTGGGTGTCTGAGTTCATCCTGCTTGGCTTCTCCAGTGACCCCATGACCAACAGCATCCTCTTCATTGTCTTCCTTCTCATCTACCTGAGCTCAGTCCTGGGCAACGGGCTCATCATCATGCTGGTCTGCCTGGACACACAGCTGcacactcccatgtacttcttcctctgtgtcctctccCTGTTGGATATGGGCTATGTCACTACCACCATGCCCCAGATGTTGGTGCATCTTCTTGCTTACTCTCAGACCATCTCCTTCGCTGGTTGCTGGCTGCAGATGTATGTGTTTGGTGCCCTGGGTATAATTGAGTGCACCTTCTTTGTTGTCATGGCTTATGACAGGTATGTGGCCATTTGCTATCCACTGCGTTACACTGTCATCCTCACCTGGGACCTGTGCATACGGTTGGCAGCAGGGTCTTGGATCTgtggtttcttttcctctttattgCATACTTTCTTCACCATGAGTTTGCCATATTGTGGGCCCAACAGGGTCAACCATTACTTCTGTGAAGGTCCTTCAGTACATAGTCTGGCTTGTATGGATACCCACCTCACTGAGATGCTGGACTTG atgCTGGACTTGGTCTTGAATGTTTTTGTGATTATCACCCCAATCTTCCTCATTGTGGCCTCCTACATTTGTATTACCAAGGCAATTCTCAAGATCAAGTCCACCCAGGGCCGCTGCAAGGCTTTCTCTACCTGTGCCTCCCACCTGACTGTGGTCACATTCTTCTATATTCCAGCCACTTACGTCTACATGAGGCCCAACTCCAGCTCATCCCCTGAGCGAGACAAACAGGTCTCACTCTTTTATAATGCCGTCACAGCCTTGCTCAACCCTGTGGTCTACAGTCTGAGGAACAAGGACATCAAGAGGGCATTTCTCAAGGCGATGGGACTTGGTAGGGTGGACTTGTGA